From the Prunus dulcis chromosome 4, ALMONDv2, whole genome shotgun sequence genome, one window contains:
- the LOC117624334 gene encoding uncharacterized protein LOC117624334 isoform X1: protein MESILALALEYTLKYWLKSFSRDQFKLQGRTAQLSNLDINGDAVHSSMGLPPALNVATAKVGKLEIVLPSVSNVQIEPIVVQIDRLDLVLEEKSDLDPRSPRSSPSSSSSAKGSGYGFADKIADGMTVEILTVNLLLETRGGGRCQGGASWASPLASITIRNLLLYTTNENWQVVNLKEAREFSNDKKFIYLFKKLEWESLSIDLLPHPDMFMDANIARTEDGGNQRDDDGAKRVFFGGERFIEGISGEAYITVQRTELNSPLGLEVQIHITEAICPAISEPGLRALLRFMTGLYVCLNRGDVDSNTQQRSTEAAGRSIVSIVVDHIFLCIKDTEFQLELLMQSLFFSRASVSDGEIDNNLSRVMIGGLFLRDTYSRPPCTLVQPSMRAVSEEPLHVPDFGKNFSPPIYPLGDQEWQLNKGVPFLCVHSLQIKPSPVPPSFASQTVINCQPLMIDLQEGSCLRICSFLADGIVVNPGAVLADFSINSLIFNLKELDVAVPLDIDSNPANKRGSINQSAFSGARLHIENLFFSESPSLKLRLLNLEKDPACFCLWEGQPVDASQKKWTTGASHLSLSLETCTKSAGHQSSLDQNSGLWRCVELKDACVEVAMVTADGSPLTNVPPPGGIVRVGVACQNYLSNTSVEQLFFVLDLYAYFGRVSEKIVLVGKNTGQKKNRDHSSDGNLIDKVPNDTAVSLAVKDLQIRFLESSSMNSQGMPLVQFIGDNLFIKVTHRTLGGAIAVSSTILWDSVEVDCVDTERNLVLENDTVLTSIENDLSTSGNGYPELRPVFWIDNQRKHQSNGKVFVDPFLDISMVHVIPLNERDVECHSLNVSACISGVRLGGGMNYAESLLHRFGILGPDGGPGKGLSKELEKLRAGPLSKLFKPLPLIADLKEDGSSGDGKESGVLHLGKPDDVEVSIELKNWLFALEGEQEMAERWWFNHEDVGREERCWHTTFHNLHVKAKGSPKHMLNGNGKSYRTEKYPVELVTVGVEGLQTLKPHAQKCIDAAVLPVNGIKETADTSAGIDLEVRMVISEDTVDHEMVEWAVENVKFSVKQPIEAVVTKDELQYLTFLCKSEVESMGRITAGILRLLKLEGSIGQAAMEQLSNLGGTEGIDKIFSPGKLSRGSSFCSTGLPQSILIGETPSTTATLESTVASLEEAFTDSQAKCAALLADLGNSESSVQHLATVKQLTQKLQSMQSLLTQLRSHI from the exons ATGGAGTCCATATTGGCTCTGGCTCTAGAGTACACTCTCAAGTACTGGTTGAAGTCCTTCTCCAGAGACCAGTTCAAGTTGCAGGGACGGACCGCGCAGCTTTCTAATTTGG ATATAAACGGCGATGCTGTCCATTCGAGCATGGGATTGCCTCCGGCACTGAATGTAGCCACGGCCAAAGTCGGAAAACTGGAGATAGTG CTTCCATCTGTGAGTAATGTACAAATAGAGCCGATTGTTGTGCAAATTGATAGGCTTGATTTGGTTTTAGAAGAGAAATCAGATTTGGATCCAAGGAGCCCAAGAAG TTCACCGTCATCCTCTAGCTCTGCGAAGGGTAGCGGTTATGGATTTGCTGATAAG ATTGCAGATGGAATGACTGTGGAGATTCTCACAGTTAATCTTCTACTTGAAACTCGTGGGGGTGGTCGATGCCAAGGAGGGGCAAGTTG GGCATCACCTCTGGCCTCTATCACTATACGCAACCTTTTGCTGTATACCACTAATGAAAATTGGCAG GTTGTAAATCTTAAGGAAGCACGTGAGTTCTCCAATGACAAAAAgttcatttatttgttcaaa AAACTTGAGTGGGAGTCTTTGTCTATCGATCTCCTGCCTCACCCTGATATGTTCATGGATGCTAATATAGCACGTACTGAAGATGGAGGAAACCAACGAGATGATGATGGTGCAAAGCGAGTTTTCTTTGGTGGGGAGCGTTTTATAGAAGGAATTTCAGGAGAAGCTTAT ATCACAGTGCAAAGGACTGAATTGAACAGTCCACTTGGGCTTGAGGTTCAGATCCATATCACAGAGGCCATTTGTCCTGCAATAAGTGAACCAG GCCTACGTGCTCTTCTCCGCTTTATGACAGGATTGTATGTCTGCCTGAATAGAGGAGATGTAGATTCAAACACTCAGCAG CGATCCACAGAAGCAGCAGGACGTTCTATAGTCTCAATTGTTGTGGACCACATATTTCTCTGCATTAAAGATACTG AGTTCCAGCTCGAACTTTTGATGCAATCACTCTTCTTCTCACGG GCTAGTGTTTCAGATGGAGAAATTGACAACAACTTGTCAAGGGTTATGATTGGTGGACTGTTTTTAAG GGATACCTATTCACGACCTCCATGCACCTTAGTTCAACCATCTATGCGAGCAGTTTCTGAAGAACCTTTACATGTTCCTGATTTTG GTAAAAACTTTTCCCCTCCCATATATCCTTTGGGAGATCAGGAGTGGCAGTTAAATAAGGGTGTTCCTTTTTTATGCGTCCATTCTCTTCAGATCAAGCCCTCCCCGGTCCCTCCATCTTTTGCTTCGCAAACTGTAATTAATTGTCAGCCCCTCATG ATTGATCTTCAGGAAGGATCCTGTTTGAGGATCTGTTCCTTCCTGGCTGATGGAATTGTAGTCAACCCTGGTGCTGTTTTAGCAGATTTCTCCATAAATTCCTTGATTTTCAACCTCAAGGAGTTAGATGTGGCTGTTCCTTTGGACATAGACAGTAACCCTGCTAACAAAAGGGGCAGTATCAACCAGAGTGCCTTTTCTGGGGCAAGGCTTCATATTGAGAACTTGTTCTTTTCGGAGTCACCATCACTAAAACTAAGGTTATTGAATCTGGAGAAGGATCCTGCTTGCTTCTGTCTCTGGGAAGGTCAACCGGTTGATGCTAGCCAGAAGAAATGGACTACTGGAGCATCACACCTTAGTTTGTCACTAGAAACATGTACTAAGTCAGCTGGACATCAGAGTTCTCTTGATCAGAATTCAGGCTTGTGGAGATGTGTTGAGCTGAAAGATGCTTGTGTTGAAGTAGCTATGGTAACTGCTGATGGGAGCCCATTAACAAATGTTCCTCCCCCTGGTGGTATTGTCAGGGTTGGGGTAGCTTGTCAAAACTATCTCTCTAACACTTCTGTTGAAcagttattttttgttttggatctTTATGCTTACTTTGGCAGAGTTAGTGAAAAGATTGTCCTCGTTGGAAAAAATACtggacaaaagaaaaatagggaTCATTCTAGTGACGGAAACCTGATTGACAAGGTTCCCAATGATACAGCAGTAAGTTTAGCAGTGAAAGACCTTCAGATTAGATTTCTGGAATCATCTTCCATGAATAGTCAAGGAATGCCTCTAGTTCAGTTTATCGGGGATAATCTCTTCATAAAAGTTACTCACAGAACTCTTGGTGGTGCAATTGCTGTTTCATCCACTATACTTTGGGATAGTGTTGAGGTGGACTGTGTAGACACTGAGAGAAACTTGGTTCTTGAGAATGACACAGTTTTGACTTCTATTGAAAATGATCTTTCAACAAGTGGAAATGGGTATCCTGAACTAAGACCTGTATTTTGGATAGATAACCAAAGAAAACATCAATCAAATGGAAAAGTTTTTGTAGATCCATTTCTGGACATAAGCATGGTACACGTAATTCCTTTAAATGAACGAGATGTAGAGTGTCATAGTTTGAATGTGTCAGCGTGTATCTCTGGTGTTCGCCTAGGTGGGGGAATGAACTATGCTGAATCCCTGCTGCATCGCTTTGGAATACTTGGCCCTGATGGTGGTCCTGGAAAGGGGCTTTCTAAAGAGTTAGAAAAATTACGAGCAGGACCACTGTCAAAACTTTTCAAACCATTGCCACTCATTGCTGATTTGAAAGAGG ATGGAAGTTCAGGAGATGGGAAAGAAAGTGGGGTTTTGCACTTGGGAAAACCAGACGATGTGGAAGTCTCCATAGAATTGAAAAATTGGTTGTTTGCTCTTGAAGGTGAACAGGAGATGGCAGAAAGATGGTGGTTCAATCATGAGGATGtgggaagagaagagagatgtTGGCACACAACATTTCATAATCTGCATGTGAAAGCGAAAGGTAGTCCCAAGCATATGCTGAATGGTAATGGAAAGTCATACAGGACAGAGAAATATCCTGTGGAATTGGTTACA GTTGGTGTGGAAGGCTTGCAAACTTTAAAGCCCCATGCCCAGAAGTGTATTGATGCTGCTGTCTTACCTGTGAATGGGATCAAGGAAACTGCTGACACATCTGCAGGTATAGATCTTGAAGTTCGCATGGTGATATCAGAGGACACGGTTGATCATGAAATGGTGGAATGGGCTGTGGAAAATGTGAAATTCTCTGTTAAGCAACCG ATTGAGGCGGTTGTAACAAAGGATGAGTTGCAATATCTTACTTTCCTGTGCAAGTCGGAAGTTGAATCAATGGGTCGAATCACCGCTGGAATTCTGCGGCTACTCAAGCTGGAGGGGTCCATTGGCCAGGCTGCAATGGAACAACTAAGCAACCTTG GAGGAACTGAGGGCATTGACAAGATATTCTCCCCTGGAAAGCTAAGCAGGGGTAGCAGCTTTTGCAGTACTGGGCTCCCTCAATCAATTTTGATTGGTGAAACCCCATCTACAACCGCCACCTTGGAATCAACAGTGGCTTCACTTGAGGAGGCATTTACAGATTCACAGGCCAAGTGTGCCGCTCTTCTTGCCGACCTAGGTAATTCAGAATCTTCCGTGCAGCATCTTGCAACTGTAAAACAGCTCACTCAGAAACTTCAGAGTATGCAGAGTTTATTGACGCAATTACGGTCCCACATATAG
- the LOC117624334 gene encoding uncharacterized protein LOC117624334 isoform X3 → MESILALALEYTLKYWLKSFSRDQFKLQGRTAQLSNLDINGDAVHSSMGLPPALNVATAKVGKLEIVLPSVSNVQIEPIVVQIDRLDLVLEEKSDLDPRSPRSSPSSSSSAKGSGYGFADKIADGMTVEILTVNLLLETRGGGRCQGGASWASPLASITIRNLLLYTTNENWQVVNLKEAREFSNDKKFIYLFKKLEWESLSIDLLPHPDMFMDANIARTEDGGNQRDDDGAKRVFFGGERFIEGISGEAYITVQRTELNSPLGLEVQIHITEAICPAISEPGLRALLRFMTGLYVCLNRGDVDSNTQQRSTEAAGRSIVSIVVDHIFLCIKDTEFQLELLMQSLFFSRASVSDGEIDNNLSRVMIGGLFLRDTYSRPPCTLVQPSMRAVSEEPLHVPDFGKNFSPPIYPLGDQEWQLNKGVPFLCVHSLQIKPSPVPPSFASQTVINCQPLMIDLQEGSCLRICSFLADGIVVNPGAVLADFSINSLIFNLKELDVAVPLDIDSNPANKRGSINQSAFSGARLHIENLFFSESPSLKLRLLNLEKDPACFCLWEGQPVDASQKKWTTGASHLSLSLETCTKSAGHQSSLDQNSGLWRCVELKDACVEVAMVTADGSPLTNVPPPGGIVRVGVACQNYLSNTSVEQLFFVLDLYAYFGRVSEKIVLVGKNTGQKKNRDHSSDGNLIDKVPNDTAVSLAVKDLQIRFLESSSMNSQGMPLVQFIGDNLFIKVTHRTLGGAIAVSSTILWDSVEVDCVDTERNLVLENDTVLTSIENDLSTSGNGYPELRPVFWIDNQRKHQSNGKVFVDPFLDISMVHVIPLNERDVECHSLNVSACISGVRLGGGMNYAESLLHRFGILGPDGGPGKGLSKELEKLRAGPLSKLFKPLPLIADLKEDGSSGDGKESGVLHLGKPDDVEVSIELKNWLFALEGEQEMAERWWFNHEDVGREERCWHTTFHNLHVKAKGWCGRLANFKAPCPEVY, encoded by the exons ATGGAGTCCATATTGGCTCTGGCTCTAGAGTACACTCTCAAGTACTGGTTGAAGTCCTTCTCCAGAGACCAGTTCAAGTTGCAGGGACGGACCGCGCAGCTTTCTAATTTGG ATATAAACGGCGATGCTGTCCATTCGAGCATGGGATTGCCTCCGGCACTGAATGTAGCCACGGCCAAAGTCGGAAAACTGGAGATAGTG CTTCCATCTGTGAGTAATGTACAAATAGAGCCGATTGTTGTGCAAATTGATAGGCTTGATTTGGTTTTAGAAGAGAAATCAGATTTGGATCCAAGGAGCCCAAGAAG TTCACCGTCATCCTCTAGCTCTGCGAAGGGTAGCGGTTATGGATTTGCTGATAAG ATTGCAGATGGAATGACTGTGGAGATTCTCACAGTTAATCTTCTACTTGAAACTCGTGGGGGTGGTCGATGCCAAGGAGGGGCAAGTTG GGCATCACCTCTGGCCTCTATCACTATACGCAACCTTTTGCTGTATACCACTAATGAAAATTGGCAG GTTGTAAATCTTAAGGAAGCACGTGAGTTCTCCAATGACAAAAAgttcatttatttgttcaaa AAACTTGAGTGGGAGTCTTTGTCTATCGATCTCCTGCCTCACCCTGATATGTTCATGGATGCTAATATAGCACGTACTGAAGATGGAGGAAACCAACGAGATGATGATGGTGCAAAGCGAGTTTTCTTTGGTGGGGAGCGTTTTATAGAAGGAATTTCAGGAGAAGCTTAT ATCACAGTGCAAAGGACTGAATTGAACAGTCCACTTGGGCTTGAGGTTCAGATCCATATCACAGAGGCCATTTGTCCTGCAATAAGTGAACCAG GCCTACGTGCTCTTCTCCGCTTTATGACAGGATTGTATGTCTGCCTGAATAGAGGAGATGTAGATTCAAACACTCAGCAG CGATCCACAGAAGCAGCAGGACGTTCTATAGTCTCAATTGTTGTGGACCACATATTTCTCTGCATTAAAGATACTG AGTTCCAGCTCGAACTTTTGATGCAATCACTCTTCTTCTCACGG GCTAGTGTTTCAGATGGAGAAATTGACAACAACTTGTCAAGGGTTATGATTGGTGGACTGTTTTTAAG GGATACCTATTCACGACCTCCATGCACCTTAGTTCAACCATCTATGCGAGCAGTTTCTGAAGAACCTTTACATGTTCCTGATTTTG GTAAAAACTTTTCCCCTCCCATATATCCTTTGGGAGATCAGGAGTGGCAGTTAAATAAGGGTGTTCCTTTTTTATGCGTCCATTCTCTTCAGATCAAGCCCTCCCCGGTCCCTCCATCTTTTGCTTCGCAAACTGTAATTAATTGTCAGCCCCTCATG ATTGATCTTCAGGAAGGATCCTGTTTGAGGATCTGTTCCTTCCTGGCTGATGGAATTGTAGTCAACCCTGGTGCTGTTTTAGCAGATTTCTCCATAAATTCCTTGATTTTCAACCTCAAGGAGTTAGATGTGGCTGTTCCTTTGGACATAGACAGTAACCCTGCTAACAAAAGGGGCAGTATCAACCAGAGTGCCTTTTCTGGGGCAAGGCTTCATATTGAGAACTTGTTCTTTTCGGAGTCACCATCACTAAAACTAAGGTTATTGAATCTGGAGAAGGATCCTGCTTGCTTCTGTCTCTGGGAAGGTCAACCGGTTGATGCTAGCCAGAAGAAATGGACTACTGGAGCATCACACCTTAGTTTGTCACTAGAAACATGTACTAAGTCAGCTGGACATCAGAGTTCTCTTGATCAGAATTCAGGCTTGTGGAGATGTGTTGAGCTGAAAGATGCTTGTGTTGAAGTAGCTATGGTAACTGCTGATGGGAGCCCATTAACAAATGTTCCTCCCCCTGGTGGTATTGTCAGGGTTGGGGTAGCTTGTCAAAACTATCTCTCTAACACTTCTGTTGAAcagttattttttgttttggatctTTATGCTTACTTTGGCAGAGTTAGTGAAAAGATTGTCCTCGTTGGAAAAAATACtggacaaaagaaaaatagggaTCATTCTAGTGACGGAAACCTGATTGACAAGGTTCCCAATGATACAGCAGTAAGTTTAGCAGTGAAAGACCTTCAGATTAGATTTCTGGAATCATCTTCCATGAATAGTCAAGGAATGCCTCTAGTTCAGTTTATCGGGGATAATCTCTTCATAAAAGTTACTCACAGAACTCTTGGTGGTGCAATTGCTGTTTCATCCACTATACTTTGGGATAGTGTTGAGGTGGACTGTGTAGACACTGAGAGAAACTTGGTTCTTGAGAATGACACAGTTTTGACTTCTATTGAAAATGATCTTTCAACAAGTGGAAATGGGTATCCTGAACTAAGACCTGTATTTTGGATAGATAACCAAAGAAAACATCAATCAAATGGAAAAGTTTTTGTAGATCCATTTCTGGACATAAGCATGGTACACGTAATTCCTTTAAATGAACGAGATGTAGAGTGTCATAGTTTGAATGTGTCAGCGTGTATCTCTGGTGTTCGCCTAGGTGGGGGAATGAACTATGCTGAATCCCTGCTGCATCGCTTTGGAATACTTGGCCCTGATGGTGGTCCTGGAAAGGGGCTTTCTAAAGAGTTAGAAAAATTACGAGCAGGACCACTGTCAAAACTTTTCAAACCATTGCCACTCATTGCTGATTTGAAAGAGG ATGGAAGTTCAGGAGATGGGAAAGAAAGTGGGGTTTTGCACTTGGGAAAACCAGACGATGTGGAAGTCTCCATAGAATTGAAAAATTGGTTGTTTGCTCTTGAAGGTGAACAGGAGATGGCAGAAAGATGGTGGTTCAATCATGAGGATGtgggaagagaagagagatgtTGGCACACAACATTTCATAATCTGCATGTGAAAGCGAAAG GTTGGTGTGGAAGGCTTGCAAACTTTAAAGCCCCATGCCCAGAAGTGTATTGA
- the LOC117624334 gene encoding uncharacterized protein LOC117624334 isoform X2, giving the protein MPRRGKLKLEWESLSIDLLPHPDMFMDANIARTEDGGNQRDDDGAKRVFFGGERFIEGISGEAYITVQRTELNSPLGLEVQIHITEAICPAISEPGLRALLRFMTGLYVCLNRGDVDSNTQQRSTEAAGRSIVSIVVDHIFLCIKDTEFQLELLMQSLFFSRASVSDGEIDNNLSRVMIGGLFLRDTYSRPPCTLVQPSMRAVSEEPLHVPDFGKNFSPPIYPLGDQEWQLNKGVPFLCVHSLQIKPSPVPPSFASQTVINCQPLMIDLQEGSCLRICSFLADGIVVNPGAVLADFSINSLIFNLKELDVAVPLDIDSNPANKRGSINQSAFSGARLHIENLFFSESPSLKLRLLNLEKDPACFCLWEGQPVDASQKKWTTGASHLSLSLETCTKSAGHQSSLDQNSGLWRCVELKDACVEVAMVTADGSPLTNVPPPGGIVRVGVACQNYLSNTSVEQLFFVLDLYAYFGRVSEKIVLVGKNTGQKKNRDHSSDGNLIDKVPNDTAVSLAVKDLQIRFLESSSMNSQGMPLVQFIGDNLFIKVTHRTLGGAIAVSSTILWDSVEVDCVDTERNLVLENDTVLTSIENDLSTSGNGYPELRPVFWIDNQRKHQSNGKVFVDPFLDISMVHVIPLNERDVECHSLNVSACISGVRLGGGMNYAESLLHRFGILGPDGGPGKGLSKELEKLRAGPLSKLFKPLPLIADLKEDGSSGDGKESGVLHLGKPDDVEVSIELKNWLFALEGEQEMAERWWFNHEDVGREERCWHTTFHNLHVKAKGSPKHMLNGNGKSYRTEKYPVELVTVGVEGLQTLKPHAQKCIDAAVLPVNGIKETADTSAGIDLEVRMVISEDTVDHEMVEWAVENVKFSVKQPIEAVVTKDELQYLTFLCKSEVESMGRITAGILRLLKLEGSIGQAAMEQLSNLGGTEGIDKIFSPGKLSRGSSFCSTGLPQSILIGETPSTTATLESTVASLEEAFTDSQAKCAALLADLGNSESSVQHLATVKQLTQKLQSMQSLLTQLRSHI; this is encoded by the exons ATGCCAAGGAGGGGCAAGTTG AAACTTGAGTGGGAGTCTTTGTCTATCGATCTCCTGCCTCACCCTGATATGTTCATGGATGCTAATATAGCACGTACTGAAGATGGAGGAAACCAACGAGATGATGATGGTGCAAAGCGAGTTTTCTTTGGTGGGGAGCGTTTTATAGAAGGAATTTCAGGAGAAGCTTAT ATCACAGTGCAAAGGACTGAATTGAACAGTCCACTTGGGCTTGAGGTTCAGATCCATATCACAGAGGCCATTTGTCCTGCAATAAGTGAACCAG GCCTACGTGCTCTTCTCCGCTTTATGACAGGATTGTATGTCTGCCTGAATAGAGGAGATGTAGATTCAAACACTCAGCAG CGATCCACAGAAGCAGCAGGACGTTCTATAGTCTCAATTGTTGTGGACCACATATTTCTCTGCATTAAAGATACTG AGTTCCAGCTCGAACTTTTGATGCAATCACTCTTCTTCTCACGG GCTAGTGTTTCAGATGGAGAAATTGACAACAACTTGTCAAGGGTTATGATTGGTGGACTGTTTTTAAG GGATACCTATTCACGACCTCCATGCACCTTAGTTCAACCATCTATGCGAGCAGTTTCTGAAGAACCTTTACATGTTCCTGATTTTG GTAAAAACTTTTCCCCTCCCATATATCCTTTGGGAGATCAGGAGTGGCAGTTAAATAAGGGTGTTCCTTTTTTATGCGTCCATTCTCTTCAGATCAAGCCCTCCCCGGTCCCTCCATCTTTTGCTTCGCAAACTGTAATTAATTGTCAGCCCCTCATG ATTGATCTTCAGGAAGGATCCTGTTTGAGGATCTGTTCCTTCCTGGCTGATGGAATTGTAGTCAACCCTGGTGCTGTTTTAGCAGATTTCTCCATAAATTCCTTGATTTTCAACCTCAAGGAGTTAGATGTGGCTGTTCCTTTGGACATAGACAGTAACCCTGCTAACAAAAGGGGCAGTATCAACCAGAGTGCCTTTTCTGGGGCAAGGCTTCATATTGAGAACTTGTTCTTTTCGGAGTCACCATCACTAAAACTAAGGTTATTGAATCTGGAGAAGGATCCTGCTTGCTTCTGTCTCTGGGAAGGTCAACCGGTTGATGCTAGCCAGAAGAAATGGACTACTGGAGCATCACACCTTAGTTTGTCACTAGAAACATGTACTAAGTCAGCTGGACATCAGAGTTCTCTTGATCAGAATTCAGGCTTGTGGAGATGTGTTGAGCTGAAAGATGCTTGTGTTGAAGTAGCTATGGTAACTGCTGATGGGAGCCCATTAACAAATGTTCCTCCCCCTGGTGGTATTGTCAGGGTTGGGGTAGCTTGTCAAAACTATCTCTCTAACACTTCTGTTGAAcagttattttttgttttggatctTTATGCTTACTTTGGCAGAGTTAGTGAAAAGATTGTCCTCGTTGGAAAAAATACtggacaaaagaaaaatagggaTCATTCTAGTGACGGAAACCTGATTGACAAGGTTCCCAATGATACAGCAGTAAGTTTAGCAGTGAAAGACCTTCAGATTAGATTTCTGGAATCATCTTCCATGAATAGTCAAGGAATGCCTCTAGTTCAGTTTATCGGGGATAATCTCTTCATAAAAGTTACTCACAGAACTCTTGGTGGTGCAATTGCTGTTTCATCCACTATACTTTGGGATAGTGTTGAGGTGGACTGTGTAGACACTGAGAGAAACTTGGTTCTTGAGAATGACACAGTTTTGACTTCTATTGAAAATGATCTTTCAACAAGTGGAAATGGGTATCCTGAACTAAGACCTGTATTTTGGATAGATAACCAAAGAAAACATCAATCAAATGGAAAAGTTTTTGTAGATCCATTTCTGGACATAAGCATGGTACACGTAATTCCTTTAAATGAACGAGATGTAGAGTGTCATAGTTTGAATGTGTCAGCGTGTATCTCTGGTGTTCGCCTAGGTGGGGGAATGAACTATGCTGAATCCCTGCTGCATCGCTTTGGAATACTTGGCCCTGATGGTGGTCCTGGAAAGGGGCTTTCTAAAGAGTTAGAAAAATTACGAGCAGGACCACTGTCAAAACTTTTCAAACCATTGCCACTCATTGCTGATTTGAAAGAGG ATGGAAGTTCAGGAGATGGGAAAGAAAGTGGGGTTTTGCACTTGGGAAAACCAGACGATGTGGAAGTCTCCATAGAATTGAAAAATTGGTTGTTTGCTCTTGAAGGTGAACAGGAGATGGCAGAAAGATGGTGGTTCAATCATGAGGATGtgggaagagaagagagatgtTGGCACACAACATTTCATAATCTGCATGTGAAAGCGAAAGGTAGTCCCAAGCATATGCTGAATGGTAATGGAAAGTCATACAGGACAGAGAAATATCCTGTGGAATTGGTTACA GTTGGTGTGGAAGGCTTGCAAACTTTAAAGCCCCATGCCCAGAAGTGTATTGATGCTGCTGTCTTACCTGTGAATGGGATCAAGGAAACTGCTGACACATCTGCAGGTATAGATCTTGAAGTTCGCATGGTGATATCAGAGGACACGGTTGATCATGAAATGGTGGAATGGGCTGTGGAAAATGTGAAATTCTCTGTTAAGCAACCG ATTGAGGCGGTTGTAACAAAGGATGAGTTGCAATATCTTACTTTCCTGTGCAAGTCGGAAGTTGAATCAATGGGTCGAATCACCGCTGGAATTCTGCGGCTACTCAAGCTGGAGGGGTCCATTGGCCAGGCTGCAATGGAACAACTAAGCAACCTTG GAGGAACTGAGGGCATTGACAAGATATTCTCCCCTGGAAAGCTAAGCAGGGGTAGCAGCTTTTGCAGTACTGGGCTCCCTCAATCAATTTTGATTGGTGAAACCCCATCTACAACCGCCACCTTGGAATCAACAGTGGCTTCACTTGAGGAGGCATTTACAGATTCACAGGCCAAGTGTGCCGCTCTTCTTGCCGACCTAGGTAATTCAGAATCTTCCGTGCAGCATCTTGCAACTGTAAAACAGCTCACTCAGAAACTTCAGAGTATGCAGAGTTTATTGACGCAATTACGGTCCCACATATAG